CCGTATTATAGATCCCGGAACTTATACTGCCCGAAATCTATACAACAGCATCAACAAAAGTTTTAAATAATATCTTTGAGGAGATAATCTTTGCCATTAAAGGCAAAGGTATCTCCTTTCTGCTTTCCTATCAGTAGCTTGCCAATTGGCGAAACTGAAGAAATAGCAAAAATACTTTCTCCTTCCAGTTGCAATTGTCCCGCACTAATACTGATATAAAATATCCCCTGCGAAGTATAAGCCAGATTACCATTCCTCACCCTTTCATTTCCCGATGTATCTTTAATGGAGTTCAAAAGCTGCAGATTTTGCTGCGCGTCCATCAATAGGCTTTTGTTCCTGGTGATATCCTGCTGCATCATTTCCCTTGTGGTTTCAAATTTATCACCGGCACTACTTTTGGTATCATCATTACTGGCTTCACGTGCCTGCTCCAATGCCGTTTCTGCAGTCTGTATCCTCTGTTCTATAAAGCCCAGACAAAGGAGGTATAACTTCTCTTTAATGTTCTGCATAAATTATGATTCTACCCATCTGACTTTATCTTCAATCGGAGTTCTCCTGGCCGCTCTTGGCACCTCATCATGGTATCCCATATAGAAAAGACCGAAACACTTTTCCTGATCATTAAGATTTAAAAATCTGTTCAGATCAGCAATCATCGCAGGTGAGCTCCAATAAGCACCAATATTTAAGGCTTCAGCAGTAAGGGCCATGTTCTGAACCGCACAAGCTAATGCTGCCAGCTCTTCCCATTCCGGGATTTTATCAGTATGTAATTCGGCATTTAATGTAATGATGCAGTTTGCCTGTGCCGCTTTCTCTAAAATACTATCGTATTTTTTTTGCAGGAACTGATGCTCCGGCATGGTCGCTTTATACAATCTGGCCAGCTCTGCCCCCAGTTTCATTTTGCCTTCATTTCTGAAGACCGTGAAACGCCATGGTTCTGTCAGTTTATGTGTAGGCGCATAATTTGCACTCTCCAGAATTTGTCGGATCAGCTCCACAGGTATCTCCTGTTTGGTATAACTGTCTGGGAAAATGCTGCGACGGCGCTTAATAATGCGGCTTAATATATCTATTTCTTTTTCCATCAGGCTTTTTTATATGAATAACGGCAAAAATAGTACTTATCCCTTCTTAATTGTTTGCTAAAGGTCATTGTTTTATACATTGACTTTTTTAAGGGCTTTTTTGATCTGTTTTGCTCTTCCAAAAAAAGCAACAGTTTCCAGATCTTCCAGGTAAGCTATGGTTTCCAACAGTTCTTCTTTGATCCAGGTATAACGTGGAGCGAGGTTAGCTAATACCTGCATGGCATGCACCTTAGTGGCAACTAACACTTTTTCATCAATCAGCCAGCTAAACATGATGTCCACAATAGGTTCCAAATTAGTATTCTCAAGCTGTCCTTGTTTTAATCCTGTTGCCTTTTTACTGGTTAAATAGGCTAAAATTTTCCCATAATGACGCATGCAGCTCTGATTTTTCTGGGCTGCAAAACGACTCAGCAGATCGTCCAGGTGATCTCCGGCACAATGGTAGTTCATGAAGATATACTCCAGTGTCCAGGCGGCCCTGAACGCAACTTCTTTCTTTGGATGAAAGGTTAGATCAATCAAATCTTTAATCTGAAAGTACTGTTCAGAGTTTTCTATTGAAAATTTATTGTCCGCAATTCCAGTAAGGATTTCGACCATTCTTGCCTCCATGGAAGCATTCAATCTGGCTGTTAATTCGTCGCGTGTCACGTCATTCAAATTTAAAGATCAAAACTAATAAATCCTCAGTCAAATCATTTTATAAATTATAACTACCTTTGCGGCTTATTTTTCAGCATTATGATTTCAGTTTCTAACTTATCCCTTCGTTACGGGAAACGTACCTTATTTGAAGATGTGAACTTAAAATTCACTCATGGCAATTGCTATGGTGTAATTGGAGCAAACGGCGCAGGTAAATCAACCTTCCTAAAGATTCTTTCCGGCGAAGTAAACCAGACTTCTGGTAGTGTAGCTTTTACTCCCGGTGAACGTATGGCGGTTCTAAAACAAAACCATTATGAGTTTGATGAGTTTACGGTAATTGAAACAGTCATGATGGGTCACAAGGAATTGTACGAAATCATGAAGGAAAAAGATGCCATTTATCTAAAAGAAGATTTTACAGATAAAGATGGTGAACGTGCGGGTGAGCTGGAAAACAGATTTGCAGAAATGGACGGCTGGAACATGGAAAGCAATGCGGCCACCATGCTGAGCAATTTAGGAATCAAAGAAGAACACCATTATAAGCAATTAAAAGAGTTGGATGGTAACCAGAAAGTACGTGTATTATTGGCACAGGCTTTATTTGGTAACCCGGACATTCTTTTGCTGGATGAGCCTACCAACGACCTGGACATTGATACCATTGCCTGGTTAGAAAACTTCCTGGCTGACTATCAAAGCATTGTATTGGTGGTATCTCACGATAGACACTTTTTAGATGCAGTATGTACACATATCGTTGATATCGACTTCAGTAAAATGAGTATCTACTCGGGTAACTATACCTTCTGGTATGAGTCAAGCCAGCTTGCCTTGAAACAACGCAGCGACCAGAATAAAAAACTGGAAGAGAAAGTTAAGGAACTACAGGAATTTATTCAGCGTTTTAGTGCGAATGCATCGAAATCTAAACAAGCTACTTCGCGTAAGAAAGCTTTGGATAAAATCGATATTTCTGAGATTAAAGCTTCCAGCAGAAAATACCCTGCAATATTGTTCAACAATTTGGGCAGAGAAGCAGGAGACCAGATTTTACAGGTAGAGAATTTATCAAATACTTCCAATGGAGAGGTGATGTTTAAAAACGTTAGCTTCATGGTGAATAAAGGCGATAAAATTGCCATTCTTTCTCAGAATAGCCTTGCTACGACTGCATTTTACAACGTATTAACCGGTCGTGAGAAAAACTATACCGGAGAATTTAAATTCGGAGTAACCATTAATGTAGCTGATATCCCGAACGACAATACGCCTTATTTTGAAGGTAAGGACGAGAACCTGGTAGATTGGCTGCGCGAATATTCTGGTACTGATCAGGATGAACAATTTGTCAGAAGTTTCTTAGGCAGAATGTTGTTCTCCGGTGAAGAAGTATTGAAAAACGTGAAAGTTTTATCCGGTGGTGAGAAGATGCGTTGTATGTTTTCTCAAATGATGCTAAGACATGCAAATCTCTTATTATTTGATGAGCCAACGAATCACCTGGATCTAGAGTCGATCACTGCTTTAAACAACGGACTGAAGGACTTCAAAGGAACAGCATTGTTTACTTCCCGAGATCATGCCTTAACGGAATCTGTAGCCACCAGGATTATTGAATTGACTCCTAAAGGCGCAATTGATAAGATGATGAGCTATGATGAATACATAACAAGTGAAGATGTGGCTCAGTTAAGAGCAGAAATGTATAAATAGGCCATAGGCTTATGAAAACAAACAAAGGGGCACTCCCCCTTTGTTTGTTTTGTCCTTAATCCCCTTTCACCAGGTCTTTGATCAAACTGTAGAGATTTCGCTGCTGAAAATACCGATCCTTATTGCTGTCCAGGTTTTGTTTCGGAGCAGGCATCTTAATGATTTCCCGGATATCGTCAATAATCGTATGGCTATCCAGGTTGATGGTATGGAAGTATTTGTCATTATAAACCTGTGATAAATTCGGAGCACCGCAATAGATAGGAATGACATCACATAATACGCAATCAACAAATTTTTCAGTAATGTAGTTCTTCTCATTAGAATTCTCAATAGCGATAGAATACTCATAAGGTAACAAGCCTGTATATTTAAACTCTATCCCTCCTTTATATCTTTCATCAGAAATATTGAATCCCCTGCCAAAGATGTCAATATCCAGATCGGAGGCCAATATTTTACGCAATAAACGCAGTCGTTTTCCATAGTTACCAACATCCATGCTCAGTGCAGAAACAATCATCGATAATCTCTTTGTTTTTTGAACGACTTTCGTATCCATAAATAGAGATTTATCTATGTGATCATGGTAGAACATGTAAGAAGGGCATTCAAACACCTTTTTCCCAAGTTCAATCTGATAGGTATTTTCAAATAACTGAGCATCATGAATGATCAAATAATCACTTTGTGTCAGAAAGCGATTGTTCCAATGGACAGGGCTCCATGATGGCTCCTGAATCACGGTGATCACTTTTGCCTGAGTCCTTAACTGCTCATTAGTTCTGTTAAAGACAACTGCAAAATCATAATCATCATCAATAGTAAAGATGATCCCGTCATCATAGATATGATAATTTGCCTTAAACCTTTTTAAAAGATCAGCTGACTTGTCATAGTTTGCAAAAAATTTGACTTTCATAGGAATGGAATTATATGTTCTGTCTTCGAAAATAAAGACTAAAAAACACGTAACTGCATCCTTCCGGTTTTTGGGACATTTGGCCCTATCCGGAAGATTCTTCTATGAGTAATTTAGATCCTGTTATAAATAGAAACCTTAAACTCATTAAAAAATCACTCCCTCTAATTTCCTGTATATGCATTACCAGTAACCGATCTACTTTACTTCAAAGGGCACTGGCCTGTTTTGAAAGGCAGGATTACCCAATGAGAGAACTAGTAATTTCTTATCCTGAGGATGATTTCCTGACCAAAAGAGTAGTCGAACAGATCGAAGAACTTTCAACTATAAAAATGGTCAGAATTGAACGTAAAACAGACGAAAAATTAGGTCAGGCGAGAAACAATGCTATTTCAGCGGCAAACGGAGAATTTATCTGCATCTGCTATTACTCATTAACAGGCGATTGGGGGTATGCTCCCTATTTTATTCCTAATCCAGATATTTATAATCAATCTTAAATTTAGCATCAGAAAAACCAATAACCACCTCTATAGGATCATTTAATGGAAAGGAATTTTCATCAAGAAATAAAAAACTATATAAGCTGATCAATCTTCCATTTCCTTCAATGATAGTATAAGGTCCGTCAATTCCCTGAGCGAGAACAATCATCCCGGATAATTGCACACTTTTAGGATCAGATTTAAAAGCCTCACTAATCGCAGAGATTCTAGGATTCAGCAACGGTTTTTGCTGAGTAATTTTAGCAGCATAAGACACCTTATAGGTATTATTAGTAATCTGGGCAAGATCAAATACCGGAAGGGTATACAATTGATCAAATTCAGACTTTTTCAGCTCCAGCCTGGCTAAATACCAAACTACATCAGATGGCAGGCAGTCTACAAGCGATAGGTGATGCATTTTCAATGACCTCTTAATTCCCTTTCCTTCCATTATAGGGTCCTTTGAATAAAGTAATCTCAACGTTTCCTGAGCAGGGGCTTCATTTATAGAATTTAAATATTCAACATGAACTTCTGCTATTGCCCAGCGCCTTAGCATCTCATGCTTTTTGATTTTCTGAATCAGCTTCATAAGTTCTCCATTTGTAATACCGCGTTAAATTTTTGATAGGAGATCAAGTTATTAAAAAACTAAATCAGTTGAACAACCGGAACCATTTTGAGTCATTTGACCCTATTACGGCGATCAGTTTACCTGTAATTTAGATCAATTCCCTAATTAAAAATATCCAGACATGAATTGTAGTAACCCATTAATTTCCTGCATTTGTATTACAAGTAACCGCCCGATTACGCTTCAAAGAGCATTAGCTTGTTTTCAAAGACAGGATTATCCAAATACAGAACTCGTTATTTCTTATCCGGAGGATGACCTGTTAACAAAAGCAGTTATTGATCAAATCGAAAGCAGCTCAATCATCAGGCTGATCCGGATAATACATCCAAAAGAAGAACAACTGATGCTCACAAAAAACACTGCAATCAATGCTGCAGGGGGAGATTTTATATGTATCTGGAATAGCGATCACTGGCATCATGTAAACCGAATTTCTGACCAATACCGGGTATTAAAAAACAGCCCTTTTCGATCAAGTACATTGATGCATATCCTGCTCTTCGATTTCAAAAATCAACAAACCTTCTACTCTGCGTACCGAAATTGGGAAGAAACACTACTATGTGAAAAACAAATCCTGCTTCAGGCGATCTATATGGATATCGAAAGAACAAATGACCATCCCGTTCTTCATTTTTTATCTGCAAAAAATCTGTTGTACCATATTTCTGAATCCCCACACCTCTATATCTATGTTTATTATCATCATAACCGTTTTGATGAAGCACATTATCAAAATTGCTTTTTCCAAAGTGTCCTTTTGGAAGACATCAATGAAACTGTACAGGACGTAGTTAATATGGACTATTATTTGTTGGGTGGATTAAAATCACAATCTCGTTTTTGGGACATTTGACCCTATTTGAACCACGTCGTTTTATCTAATTTTATTTTGTAAACCAACAACAAATATTATGGCTAAATCATGGTACGTTTATATGGGGGCAGGCGACCCGACCTTATTTTCAAGTTATAGAAGACTAACCGTCAAACACACTTGTCTTTGTGGCAATCAGATTTGTGCAATTTACGCCAAAGGGGAAGATACTCTTCCTGAAGGCCCTCTTTCAATAAATCTACAACAATACATCAAAGCAGCTCTTGCTACCGGAGCACTTCAACCAGAACGCCCGGCCGGCACAAAAAAATATGTTTATCTAAGATCTGTATTACCCTAACCTCTCTGTTATGCAACCATCCTATCCCCTAATTTCCTGTATCTGTATTACAAACAACAGGCCTGAACTCCTCCAAAAAGCAATCAACTGTTTTAAATCACAGAATTACCTGAATAAAGAATTAGTTGTCTCCTTCCCAAACACCGATACATCTACAAGAGAACTACTTAATCAATCCCAGAATAATGATGTCCAGATCTTTCCGATCGAAAGAGAAGAAGAAGAGTCGTTGGGAAATGCAAGAAATCAAGCCATAAAAAAATGCCATGGTGATTATGTCTGCATCTGGGATGACGACGACTGGTATCATCCCAGTCGGATCTCCTACCAATATAATAGCATTCAGAACAAAGGAGAGGGTTACCAGGCAAGTGTTCTGAGCCGGATATTACTATACGACACTACAAAAAAAGAGGCTTACTATTCTTTTCCATACACCTGGGAAGGCACTATATTGTGCAGAAAAGTTATTCTTCTACAAAATCAATATACCAATAGCAACAAAGGGGAAGATTCCCATGTGATCAGGTTCCTCTCCTCAAAAAAACAGTTACTCAGATTAGAGGAAGCCCCCTTTCTTTACATTTATATCTACCACGGTAAGAATACCTGGGAGTACCGGCATTTTGAATTCTTTTTATCAAGAAGTGAGCTTTTGAAAGGAGAAGATAAAGATCAGGTTATTGGTTATCTGGACTAGCTTCCTACGATTTAATCCGTATTGAATATCCCCTTTTTTGAGACATTTGACCCTATTTCCCCCTCTCCATTTTCTCTAATTTTAAAGATAAAACTTAATCATTATGAACCAACCTCTTGTAAGCTGTATCATGCCTACCGCCAACAG
This region of Pedobacter steynii genomic DNA includes:
- a CDS encoding 3-oxoacyl-ACP synthase, with amino-acid sequence MQNIKEKLYLLCLGFIEQRIQTAETALEQAREASNDDTKSSAGDKFETTREMMQQDITRNKSLLMDAQQNLQLLNSIKDTSGNERVRNGNLAYTSQGIFYISISAGQLQLEGESIFAISSVSPIGKLLIGKQKGDTFAFNGKDYLLKDII
- a CDS encoding glycosyltransferase family 10 domain-containing protein, whose protein sequence is MKVKFFANYDKSADLLKRFKANYHIYDDGIIFTIDDDYDFAVVFNRTNEQLRTQAKVITVIQEPSWSPVHWNNRFLTQSDYLIIHDAQLFENTYQIELGKKVFECPSYMFYHDHIDKSLFMDTKVVQKTKRLSMIVSALSMDVGNYGKRLRLLRKILASDLDIDIFGRGFNISDERYKGGIEFKYTGLLPYEYSIAIENSNEKNYITEKFVDCVLCDVIPIYCGAPNLSQVYNDKYFHTINLDSHTIIDDIREIIKMPAPKQNLDSNKDRYFQQRNLYSLIKDLVKGD
- a CDS encoding glycosyltransferase family 2 protein, encoding MQPSYPLISCICITNNRPELLQKAINCFKSQNYLNKELVVSFPNTDTSTRELLNQSQNNDVQIFPIEREEEESLGNARNQAIKKCHGDYVCIWDDDDWYHPSRISYQYNSIQNKGEGYQASVLSRILLYDTTKKEAYYSFPYTWEGTILCRKVILLQNQYTNSNKGEDSHVIRFLSSKKQLLRLEEAPFLYIYIYHGKNTWEYRHFEFFLSRSELLKGEDKDQVIGYLD
- a CDS encoding nitroreductase family protein, whose translation is MEKEIDILSRIIKRRRSIFPDSYTKQEIPVELIRQILESANYAPTHKLTEPWRFTVFRNEGKMKLGAELARLYKATMPEHQFLQKKYDSILEKAAQANCIITLNAELHTDKIPEWEELAALACAVQNMALTAEALNIGAYWSSPAMIADLNRFLNLNDQEKCFGLFYMGYHDEVPRAARRTPIEDKVRWVES
- a CDS encoding ABC-F family ATP-binding cassette domain-containing protein, which encodes MISVSNLSLRYGKRTLFEDVNLKFTHGNCYGVIGANGAGKSTFLKILSGEVNQTSGSVAFTPGERMAVLKQNHYEFDEFTVIETVMMGHKELYEIMKEKDAIYLKEDFTDKDGERAGELENRFAEMDGWNMESNAATMLSNLGIKEEHHYKQLKELDGNQKVRVLLAQALFGNPDILLLDEPTNDLDIDTIAWLENFLADYQSIVLVVSHDRHFLDAVCTHIVDIDFSKMSIYSGNYTFWYESSQLALKQRSDQNKKLEEKVKELQEFIQRFSANASKSKQATSRKKALDKIDISEIKASSRKYPAILFNNLGREAGDQILQVENLSNTSNGEVMFKNVSFMVNKGDKIAILSQNSLATTAFYNVLTGREKNYTGEFKFGVTINVADIPNDNTPYFEGKDENLVDWLREYSGTDQDEQFVRSFLGRMLFSGEEVLKNVKVLSGGEKMRCMFSQMMLRHANLLLFDEPTNHLDLESITALNNGLKDFKGTALFTSRDHALTESVATRIIELTPKGAIDKMMSYDEYITSEDVAQLRAEMYK
- a CDS encoding glycosyltransferase family A protein is translated as MSNLDPVINRNLKLIKKSLPLISCICITSNRSTLLQRALACFERQDYPMRELVISYPEDDFLTKRVVEQIEELSTIKMVRIERKTDEKLGQARNNAISAANGEFICICYYSLTGDWGYAPYFIPNPDIYNQS
- a CDS encoding glycosyltransferase family A protein, with translation MNCSNPLISCICITSNRPITLQRALACFQRQDYPNTELVISYPEDDLLTKAVIDQIESSSIIRLIRIIHPKEEQLMLTKNTAINAAGGDFICIWNSDHWHHVNRISDQYRVLKNSPFRSSTLMHILLFDFKNQQTFYSAYRNWEETLLCEKQILLQAIYMDIERTNDHPVLHFLSAKNLLYHISESPHLYIYVYYHHNRFDEAHYQNCFFQSVLLEDINETVQDVVNMDYYLLGGLKSQSRFWDI